Proteins found in one Plectropomus leopardus isolate mb chromosome 9, YSFRI_Pleo_2.0, whole genome shotgun sequence genomic segment:
- the fbxw11a gene encoding F-box and WD repeat domain-containing 11-A: protein MEPEMEDKTLELMNTSGMESQNLVDDLSPKKNTVLKLSNGPVVGSRKRPSEGNYEKEKEHCIALFDQWSEADQVEFVERLISRMCHYQHGHINSYLKPMLQRDFITALPAQGLDHIAENILSFLDARSLCSAELVCKEWQRVISEGMLWKKLIERMVRTDPLWKGLSERHQWEKYLFKNRTSEVPPNSYYHSLYPKIIQDIETIEANWRCGRHNLQRIQCRSENSKGVYCLQYDDDKIISGLRDNSIKIWDKQSLECLKILTGHTGSVLCLQYDERVIVTGSSDSTVRVWEVTTGEVLNTLIHHNEAVLHLRFANGLMVTCSKDRSIAVWDMASPTDISLRRVLVGHRAAVNVVDFDDKYIVSASGDRTIKVWSTSTCEFVRTLNGHKRGIACLQYRDRLVVSGSSDNTIRLWDIECGACLRVLEGHEELVRCIRFDNKRIVSGAYDGKIKVWDLQAALDPRAPASTLCLRTLVEHSGRVFRLQFDEFQIISSSHDDTILIWDFLNVSTNGQSEGRSPSRTYTYISR from the exons ATGGAGCCGGAGATGGAGGACAAAACGTTGGAACTGATG AACACGTCAGGGATGGAGTCACAGAACCTCGTGGACGACCTGTCGCCAAAGAAGAACACAGTTCTCAAG CTTAGTAATGGTCCTGTTGTGGGGTCCCGCAAGCGTCCGTCAGAGGGAAACTACGAGAAGGAGAAGGAACACTGCATCGCCCTGTTTGACCAGTGGTCGGAGGCCGACCAGGTGGAGTTTGTTGAGCGCCTGATCTCCCGTATGTGCCACTACCAGCACGGCCACATCAACTCCTACCTCAAACCAATGCTGCAGAGGGACTTCATCACTGCGCTGCCAG CCCAAGGCTTGGATCACATAGCGGAGAACATCCTGTCTTTTCTGGATGCACGCTCGCTGTGCTCGGCAGAGCTGGTGTGTAAGGAGTGGCAAAGGGTCATTTCTGAGGGTATGCTGTGGAAGAAGCTCATCGAACGCATGGTCCGCACTGACCCACTCTGGAAAGGCCTGTCTGAGAGACACCAGTG GGAGAAATATCTGTTCAAGAACCGTACGTCAGAAGTCCCACCCAACTCCTATTATCACTCCCTTTATCCCAAGATCATCCAAGATATAGAG ACTATTGAGGCAAATTGGCGATGTGGCAGACACAACTTGCAGAGGATTCAGTGTCGCTCAGAAAATAGTAAAGGGGTTTACTGTCTCCAGTACGACGATGACAAGATCATCAGTGGCCTTAGAGACAATTCCATCAAG ATCTGGGATAAGCAGTCTCTGGAGTGTCTGAAGATACTGACCGGTCACACAGGCTCAGTGTTGTGTCTGCAGTATGATGAGAGGGTCATCGTCACCGGGTCTTCTGACTCAACTGTCAG GGTGTGGGAGGTGACAACGGGTGAGGTACTGAACACACTGATCCACCACAATGAGGCAGTTCTTCACCTGCGCTTTGCCAACGGCTTGATGGTCACCTGCTCTAAGGACCGCTCAATCGCCGTCTGGGACATGGCTTCTCCTACGGACATCAGCCTACGTCGTGTCCTTGTGGGACACCGGGCGGCTGTCAATGTGGTCGATTTTGACGACAAATACATTGTGTCCGCCTCAGGGGACCGCACCATCAAG GTGTGGAGCACCAGCACCTGTGAGTTTGTGCGCACTCTAAATGGTCATAAGAGGGGCATTGCCTGTCTACAGTACAGAGACCGTCTGGTGGTCAGTGGCTCATCTGACAACACAATTCG GTTATGGGACATAGAGTGCGGGGCATGTTTGCGAGTTCTGGAAGGTCACGAGGAGCTGGTGCGTTGCATTCGCTTTGACAACAAAAGGATTGTCAGTGGCGCCTACGACGG gAAGATCAAGGTGTGGGACCTGCAGGCAGCCCTGGACCCACGAGCCCCTGCCAGCACATTATGTCTGCGCACTCTAGTG GAGCACTCTGGCCGCGTGTTCCGTCTCCAGTTTGATGAGTTTCAGATCATCAGCAGTTCTCACGACGACACCATTCTGATCTGGGACTTCCTGAACGTCTCGACCAACGGCCAGTCAGAGGGACGGTCTCCCTCCCGCACCTACACTTACATTTCTAGATAG